The genome window GGGAAAGTTGATCTGTCCTGAGATGTACGTGACAAATTAGGAGCTGATCATTACTTGAGCCTTTGCAGGGACTGCTGttgcaagcagcagctcccagggacTCAGGCTGGTCCTGGGGAGTGTCACACATTCAGCACATGTTTAATGACATTGTGTAGAAAAGTGTTACTGGGATTTTGTGACATTTGTactcaaaaaagaaacatggaaTGCCAATGACCAAGGATCAATATGCTCTGAATTCAATTGATAAgtaaaagaggaaggaaattgTTATGTGGTAATGAAAACGAGAAGACATACTTTGGTACAGaaaatttatttggaaagagaCAGCTTTTCTACAATTCTGGAACAAAATTGTACAGAATAGAGACCATCTTTCCAGCATTTCAGTGAGGCTTTGGTTAATCACCAATGTCAAAGTGATGCAGtctataaaaaatattttttctcctttggcgCAGTTGCTGTGTGCAATTTCTAGCATCCTAAGTCACCTCTCTAAGTTCAGTGTCaacaataaaactgaaataagacAAAGCACAACATAAACAGATGACTAAAATGGAAAGCCAGAGGTTAACAGATCTAAACTAAaggcaaaatgagaaaatgcacACATGAACCTGCTTTTCACAGATGCTGAGCATTTCCAGCTCTCATTCTTTTCAGCTGGAACCAGGCAACACCCAGCATTGGGGTTGGTGCCTGTCAGCTCCACCCTCAATTTGCATCTCaagtttcctttgctgtttctttaaattaCTCTGTGCACACAACAGCTGAGCTTAGTATGTCCACCGTTTCCCAGAGCGGTATGAATTGCATGGATGTGTCCATTGGGAAGAATAGGTGTAGGAGTATTTTGGGGCACACCGTGGCTCAGGTCGGGCAATGACCTGGGGGGCAagtttctcagctgctgcctccagcctccCTGTCGCCTCtgctggcagaggtgctgcGGTGGGGGGCTCTGCCAGGGCCACCTCAGAGGGCTCTGAGGCTCCCACGACGGTTTGCTGCGGGTAGGTGGTGAGGATGGGTCCTGGGAAGGTGACGACAACAGGTGGTGGGTATATAATCACCCGGGAGTCACCGCAGGCCACGACGCAAGGCTCATtgctgctggtggccaggggctggggacactTTGCCTCGCAGGGGTTGGTGCATGCCAGCTGGTCGGAAGCCATCTCCTGGCCGTGGTAGGGGAGTGCCTGCGATTTATTTGcagaattagaagaaaaatgaaacccTTGTGCTTGTTTATTGACACTTCTAAGCTTGCCTCTATGAGATCTTGGACAGAGATAAATTGGATAAAGACAGCAGTTGAGCTTCTTGCCTTTGCATCTGCTGCCTTTTACCTAGCCTGCATCTGTCTGTCCTTTTAACTTTGCTGCTTTAAGCTTGCTCTCTCTAGTTCCCTTCCTCCAGGAGCAAAAATCCTCCCCCTCCTTTGTGCACTGCCTCCAAAATAGTAATCTACTCTAAAACCTCCCAGTCCTTTGTAATATTTCCTGGATACAAGTTTGAACttgctcccacagcatctcttTTCCTCCCACACACAGCTTCTCAGGGCAGTGCCTATAGTCTGCATTGTACAGATGGAATGCAAGGgagtgagggggaaaaaaaatatctgattttcaATAGATTTGAGTGTTGAGTAATCTGTTTAGCAGCCTGCttaatttcctattttattttccttgctgatTCCTGTACTTTTCAGGTACTAAAACACAGACAAATGAAAGGCTAAGAGTAAACGGGGAGttgaaaatactggtttaatAAGTAAGACACATAACATAAAGTATTTATGTTGCAGTGATACTGTCAACCCAAATAGGCAAATTGCAGCTTCAGCTATGGTACACACATTTAATAGTGTTTATTACTTTCTTCAGATTAATTCTTCACATAAAAGCTAGTTCTCCGTGGTATAGCATCACgctattttttctttaaccttgTAAATCAAAGATAGCTTATAGTGATGAATAAGGCAAAAGTATTGTTTTATTCTCAGTTAAGTCCTGTGTGCTGCAGTATATTAGAACTGCTGTCCCTGATAACATTTGAAAGATAAGGACTAGGGGACAtggcagcttttgctgcttacaataagtaacagaaa of Falco rusticolus isolate bFalRus1 chromosome 19, bFalRus1.pri, whole genome shotgun sequence contains these proteins:
- the LOC119159314 gene encoding feather keratin 4-like → MASDQLACTNPCEAKCPQPLATSSNEPCVVACGDSRVIIYPPPVVVTFPGPILTTYPQQTVVGASEPSEVALAEPPTAAPLPAEATGRLEAAAEKLAPQVIARPEPRCAPKYSYTYSSQWTHPCNSYRSGKRWTY